One Peptostreptococcus equinus genomic window carries:
- a CDS encoding electron transfer flavoprotein subunit beta/FixA family protein produces the protein MKIVVCIKQVPDTTEVKLDPVKNTLIRDGVPSIINPDDKAGLELALQIKEEVPGSTLTVVSMGPPQAEVALREALAMGCDDAILLSDRAFGGADTWATSTTIAGALKNIDYDIIIAGRQAIDGDTAQVGPQIAEHLGIPQVSYVEELKVEGDKFIVKRQFEDRYHIVELQSPCLITTLAEGITPRYMSIAGIFNAYKKDVTVWGLKDIEDNLNIEHIGLKGSPTNVKKSFTKQAKGQGVKLEGLSPEEAADAILAKLQEKYFI, from the coding sequence ATGAAAATAGTTGTTTGCATAAAGCAAGTACCAGATACAACAGAGGTAAAACTAGACCCTGTTAAGAATACATTGATTCGTGATGGAGTACCTAGTATTATTAACCCTGATGATAAAGCAGGTTTAGAATTAGCATTACAGATAAAAGAAGAAGTGCCAGGAAGTACATTAACAGTAGTGTCAATGGGACCTCCACAGGCAGAAGTTGCTCTAAGAGAAGCTTTGGCTATGGGTTGTGATGATGCAATATTACTTTCTGATAGAGCTTTCGGTGGTGCAGATACTTGGGCTACTTCTACTACAATAGCAGGAGCTTTAAAGAACATAGATTACGATATTATAATAGCAGGAAGACAAGCTATCGATGGTGATACAGCTCAAGTTGGACCACAGATAGCTGAACACCTTGGAATTCCTCAAGTTTCATACGTTGAAGAATTAAAGGTTGAAGGAGACAAGTTTATAGTTAAGAGACAATTTGAAGATAGATATCACATAGTTGAATTACAGTCACCTTGTCTAATAACTACATTAGCAGAAGGAATAACTCCAAGATATATGTCAATAGCAGGAATATTCAATGCTTATAAAAAGGACGTAACAGTTTGGGGACTAAAAGACATCGAAGACAATTTAAATATTGAACATATCGGTTTAAAGGGTTCACCTACAAATGTTAAAAAATCATTTACAAAGCAAGCTAAAGGTCAGGGAGTTAAATTAGAAGGTTTAAGCCCAGAAGAAGCAGCAGATGCAATATTAGCTAAGCTACAAGAAAAATATTTTATATAA
- a CDS encoding DMT family transporter yields the protein MIGEITAIMASVCWTLSGNICERKGSNYSAIAMNFTRQIVSFILIGLVLFLLEGTALASGLSAKGIVFLFLSGLIGFTLGDSFLMSAFVKIGAKTTLLIFSFSPVLAAIMGRIIFNERLSILKIAGMFIVLSGIMIVIANSSKNTESEENIRFNLRGLIFAFLASVGQALGVVLSKMGMLEISPLLATELRLIGALFGIIILCFVFKSWFDVKEIFFTDNGRLVLFGNAIIGTSMGVVFSMFAIKYTQSAIAATLMSLSPILILPLLKFYYKEKIYGVEIFGAILSVIGVAFLV from the coding sequence TTGATAGGAGAAATAACTGCCATAATGGCATCAGTGTGTTGGACTTTGAGTGGAAATATATGTGAAAGAAAAGGTTCAAATTATTCAGCAATAGCTATGAATTTTACAAGACAAATTGTATCTTTTATTTTGATAGGATTAGTATTATTTTTATTGGAGGGGACAGCTTTAGCTAGTGGTCTAAGTGCCAAAGGGATAGTATTTTTATTTTTATCAGGATTAATTGGTTTTACCCTAGGAGATAGTTTTTTAATGTCTGCGTTTGTAAAAATAGGTGCAAAGACAACTTTATTAATATTCTCGTTTTCACCTGTATTGGCAGCTATTATGGGAAGAATTATTTTTAATGAAAGATTGAGTATCCTAAAAATAGCTGGTATGTTTATAGTATTAAGTGGAATAATGATTGTTATTGCTAATAGTAGTAAAAATACTGAAAGTGAAGAAAATATAAGATTCAATTTAAGGGGATTAATTTTTGCCTTTTTGGCTTCGGTTGGCCAAGCATTAGGGGTTGTTCTTAGCAAGATGGGAATGCTTGAAATATCACCTCTTCTGGCAACTGAATTAAGACTAATAGGTGCATTATTCGGCATCATAATTTTATGTTTTGTATTTAAATCTTGGTTTGACGTTAAAGAGATTTTCTTTACAGATAATGGAAGATTAGTTCTTTTTGGTAATGCTATAATCGGCACTAGTATGGGAGTAGTATTCTCTATGTTTGCCATAAAATATACTCAATCTGCTATTGCAGCAACTCTTATGTCGCTTTCTCCTATATTAATACTACCCTTATTAAAATTCTATTATAAAGAAAAAATATATGGAGTTGAAATTTTTGGAGCTATATTATCTGTTATTGGAGTAGCATTTTTAGTTTAG
- a CDS encoding 2-hydroxyacyl-CoA dehydratase subunit D, translating to MSIDALLNKLDVCPLEQLDKYVSAGEKVIGWTGPYAPEELVYAAGMIPMGIWGAEGDVTLSKEYFPAFYASPILRTMDLGLEGKLDKMSGMILPGLSDGLKGLSQNWRRAVKNVPALYIGYGQNRKIDAGIEYNKKQYIKLIAKLEEISGAKIEEAKVEEAIVLYNKHRKAMQEFSSLVATHLNTMTPSKRIIVMNSALHFDKEEHLEILEEINKELKEMPEEKFEGKKIVTTGVLGNSPDMLKILESFNLGIVDDNINHESGQFDYLVDEGTDDPIRALAKWISDIEGSTFLYDPDKLRGKIIIEKVKKHNANGVIYLMTKFSDSDEFDYPIIKKELDEAGILNILVEVDQQMTNFEQAKTALQTFADMI from the coding sequence ATGAGTATAGATGCACTATTAAATAAATTAGATGTATGTCCATTAGAACAACTAGATAAATATGTTTCAGCTGGAGAGAAAGTAATAGGTTGGACTGGACCATATGCCCCAGAGGAACTAGTTTATGCAGCTGGAATGATCCCAATGGGAATTTGGGGAGCAGAAGGAGACGTTACACTTTCAAAAGAATATTTCCCAGCTTTCTATGCTTCTCCAATACTTAGAACTATGGACTTAGGATTGGAAGGTAAGCTAGACAAAATGTCAGGGATGATTTTACCAGGTTTAAGTGATGGTCTTAAAGGTCTTAGCCAAAACTGGAGAAGAGCTGTAAAAAATGTTCCTGCATTATATATTGGATATGGGCAGAATAGAAAGATAGATGCTGGTATAGAATACAATAAAAAGCAGTATATCAAATTAATTGCTAAATTGGAAGAAATATCAGGAGCTAAGATTGAAGAAGCTAAAGTTGAGGAAGCTATAGTACTTTACAATAAGCATAGAAAGGCTATGCAGGAATTTAGTTCATTAGTAGCGACTCATTTAAATACAATGACACCATCAAAGAGAATAATAGTAATGAATAGTGCATTACACTTTGATAAGGAAGAACATTTAGAAATATTAGAAGAAATAAATAAAGAACTAAAAGAAATGCCAGAAGAAAAATTTGAAGGCAAGAAGATAGTTACAACTGGTGTTTTAGGAAACAGCCCTGATATGTTAAAAATACTTGAAAGTTTTAACTTAGGCATAGTTGATGATAATATTAACCATGAGTCAGGACAGTTTGATTATTTAGTTGATGAAGGTACTGACGATCCAATTAGAGCTTTAGCTAAGTGGATTTCAGATATAGAAGGAAGTACATTCTTGTATGATCCAGATAAGCTAAGAGGAAAGATAATAATAGAAAAGGTTAAAAAACACAATGCAAACGGTGTTATATACCTAATGACTAAGTTTAGCGATTCTGATGAGTTCGATTACCCAATAATCAAGAAAGAACTTGATGAAGCTGGAATATTAAATATTTTAGTTGAAGTAGATCAGCAAATGACTAACTTCGAACAAGCAAAGACTGCATTGCAGACATTTGCAGATATGATTTAG
- a CDS encoding pyridoxal phosphate-dependent aminotransferase has translation MISQEMLKLGTSKSVIRELAGFGAQRAAIVGAENVLDFSLGNPSVPAPKEVQDAIVDIIKNYEPKVYHSYSSGAGHDGCRTAIAENLNKRYGTNYSKDNFIMTCGAAASLNITIKALVAEPGDEIMVLAPFFPEYTVFIAAQGGKQVLVPCKDDMQLNVEGIKEALTPKTRGIIVNSPNNPSGVVYTKEEMQELCDLLVEKEKEYGHPIYIIADEPYRELVLIDGLEVPFIPNMYKNTVVCYSWSKSLSLPGERIGYVLVPNNVDDEQLIAACGGAARALGFVCAPTLFQLVIERCVNVEPDLTVYKKNRDLLYDGLTKLGYNVAKPAGAFYLFIESPDGDSEKFSEKAKEYDMLVVPGTGFGSKAHMRLSYCVETEKCEKSLEVFEKLMKKYK, from the coding sequence ATGATTTCTCAGGAAATGTTAAAATTAGGTACATCTAAATCAGTAATAAGAGAATTAGCAGGATTTGGAGCTCAGAGAGCTGCAATAGTTGGTGCAGAAAATGTATTGGATTTTAGTTTAGGTAATCCGTCTGTTCCTGCACCAAAAGAAGTACAGGATGCTATAGTTGATATAATTAAAAACTATGAACCAAAAGTATACCATAGCTATAGTTCTGGAGCTGGCCATGATGGTTGTAGAACTGCAATAGCAGAGAATCTAAATAAAAGATATGGAACTAACTATTCAAAAGATAATTTTATTATGACTTGTGGCGCAGCAGCTTCTTTAAACATAACTATAAAGGCTTTAGTAGCAGAACCAGGTGACGAAATAATGGTATTAGCTCCATTCTTCCCTGAATATACTGTGTTTATAGCAGCTCAAGGTGGAAAACAAGTACTTGTTCCTTGTAAAGATGATATGCAATTAAATGTTGAAGGAATTAAGGAAGCTTTAACTCCAAAGACAAGAGGAATAATAGTTAATTCTCCTAACAATCCATCAGGCGTTGTTTATACTAAAGAAGAAATGCAAGAACTTTGCGATCTATTAGTTGAAAAGGAGAAAGAATATGGACATCCAATATATATTATAGCTGATGAGCCATATAGAGAATTAGTACTAATAGATGGTTTAGAAGTACCATTTATACCAAATATGTACAAGAACACAGTAGTATGCTACTCATGGTCTAAGTCACTTTCTTTACCAGGAGAAAGAATTGGTTACGTACTTGTTCCTAATAATGTTGATGATGAACAGTTAATAGCAGCTTGCGGTGGTGCAGCTAGAGCTTTAGGTTTTGTTTGTGCTCCAACTTTATTCCAGTTAGTAATTGAAAGATGTGTCAATGTAGAGCCAGACCTTACAGTTTATAAGAAAAATAGAGATTTACTTTATGATGGACTTACTAAATTAGGCTATAATGTAGCTAAGCCAGCTGGTGCATTTTATTTATTCATAGAATCTCCAGACGGAGATTCAGAGAAATTCTCTGAAAAAGCTAAGGAATATGATATGTTAGTTGTTCCAGGAACCGGATTTGGTTCAAAAGCACATATGAGATTATCTTATTGTGTTGAAACTGAAAAGTGTGAAAAATCACTTGAAGTGTTCGAAAAATTAATGAAAAAATATAAATAA
- a CDS encoding acyl-CoA dehydrogenase family protein — translation MIFEKEHELVRQLAKEFAEKEIKPTAEEVDETGEFPMEIYKKMAEAGFLGIKIPQQYGGSGGDHRSYAIVMEELSKASGVSTIWISSPNSLQSTPILRDGTEEQKEKYLRPMVTGEKMFAFGLTEPGAGSDAASILTTAVKDGDDYILNGRKTFITGAPVSDYVIIFAKTNPEMGVKGISTFVVDSKLEGVSFGKPEHKMGMIGCPTSDVVLENVRVSKDAMLGKEGKGFINAMKTLSVGRLGIACQALGLAEGAMEEALKYIKARQQFGKSLAKFQNTQFIIAEMETKITAMRHLVYDAAYKMDLGQPADKEASMAKLFATEEAKWVIDKALQLHGGYGYVKEYPIERIYRDIRVTSIYEGTSEVQKMVIASNVLK, via the coding sequence ATGATTTTCGAAAAAGAACACGAGTTAGTTCGTCAGCTAGCAAAAGAATTTGCTGAAAAAGAAATAAAACCAACTGCTGAAGAAGTTGATGAAACAGGCGAATTCCCAATGGAAATTTATAAAAAAATGGCTGAAGCAGGATTTTTAGGTATAAAGATACCTCAACAATATGGTGGATCTGGTGGAGATCACCGTTCGTATGCAATAGTTATGGAAGAATTATCTAAGGCATCAGGTGTATCAACTATATGGATATCATCACCAAACTCATTACAGTCTACACCTATATTAAGAGATGGTACTGAAGAACAAAAAGAAAAATACCTTAGACCAATGGTAACAGGTGAAAAAATGTTTGCATTCGGTCTTACTGAACCAGGTGCGGGTTCAGATGCAGCTTCTATATTAACTACTGCAGTTAAAGATGGAGACGATTATATACTTAATGGTAGAAAAACATTCATAACTGGTGCTCCAGTATCAGATTATGTAATAATATTCGCTAAAACTAACCCTGAAATGGGTGTTAAGGGAATCTCTACTTTTGTGGTAGACTCTAAACTAGAAGGTGTATCTTTTGGTAAACCAGAACATAAAATGGGTATGATAGGTTGCCCTACTAGTGACGTAGTACTAGAAAACGTAAGGGTTTCTAAAGATGCTATGTTAGGTAAAGAAGGTAAGGGATTCATCAATGCAATGAAGACATTAAGTGTTGGTAGACTAGGAATTGCTTGTCAGGCATTAGGACTTGCTGAAGGTGCAATGGAAGAAGCGCTTAAGTATATCAAGGCTAGACAGCAGTTTGGTAAATCATTAGCAAAATTCCAGAATACTCAGTTCATAATCGCTGAAATGGAAACAAAAATTACAGCTATGCGCCACCTTGTATATGATGCAGCTTACAAAATGGATTTAGGACAGCCAGCAGATAAAGAAGCATCTATGGCTAAACTATTCGCTACTGAAGAAGCTAAATGGGTAATAGATAAGGCATTACAGCTTCATGGTGGATACGGATATGTCAAGGAATATCCAATTGAAAGAATCTACAGAGACATAAGAGTAACTTCAATTTATGAAGGTACTTCAGAAGTTCAGAAGATGGTAATAGCATCAAACGTATTGAAATAA
- a CDS encoding AI-2E family transporter: MQRNTKSFKSQVMLLIIFGLILGITLNIDFVLKRFSVLFAVLTPILIGCITAFVLNIIVTLFEKKLFDKSNNKIIQKTKRGLSILLAFVSMVLLSYILLNIIVPQVSKSLSVFINQLPHLFDVVRGELQKYANAYPSLQEKLQNGDFDTQAIIQKIAGTITSWAGGVLSILNSIFGILVNTVIAVIIAIYIVSSKEKLREQFDKLFKKIFTIKSNRKLYYILDLANDTFRAFFIGQFIEAIILGCLCTAGMFLFKFPYPAMIGSFVGVTALIPMVGAYIGCLFGFLMIFPVNPFMAFLFILFIIVLQQIEGNIIYPKVVGTSVGLPGLWVLVAIIIGGGLFGVVGILLGVPLMATLYKLIRDIVNDNAHELFDNKVTTKTDIKIERDITNINTESSIIEMDSK; this comes from the coding sequence ATGCAAAGAAATACTAAATCATTTAAAAGTCAAGTAATGTTGTTGATAATATTTGGTTTAATCTTAGGTATTACATTAAATATTGATTTTGTACTTAAAAGATTTTCCGTCTTATTTGCAGTGTTAACGCCTATACTTATTGGTTGTATAACTGCCTTTGTACTAAATATTATTGTTACTCTCTTTGAAAAAAAATTATTTGATAAATCAAATAACAAAATTATCCAAAAAACAAAGAGAGGTTTATCTATATTATTAGCCTTTGTATCTATGGTACTTTTATCATATATATTACTAAATATAATTGTACCTCAGGTATCTAAATCACTATCAGTATTTATAAATCAATTGCCACATTTATTTGATGTCGTAAGAGGAGAGTTGCAAAAATACGCCAATGCTTATCCTTCTCTTCAAGAAAAATTGCAAAATGGAGATTTTGATACACAGGCAATAATACAAAAAATAGCAGGTACTATAACTTCTTGGGCTGGGGGAGTTTTGTCTATCTTAAATTCAATCTTTGGAATATTAGTAAATACAGTAATTGCTGTAATAATTGCAATCTATATTGTTAGTAGTAAAGAGAAACTAAGAGAACAGTTTGATAAACTTTTCAAAAAAATATTTACTATTAAAAGCAATAGAAAATTGTATTATATATTAGATCTGGCTAATGATACCTTTAGAGCTTTCTTTATAGGTCAGTTTATTGAAGCAATAATACTAGGATGTCTTTGTACTGCAGGAATGTTTTTATTTAAATTTCCTTACCCAGCAATGATTGGTTCATTTGTGGGAGTTACAGCACTAATACCGATGGTAGGTGCATATATTGGCTGTCTATTTGGTTTTTTAATGATTTTTCCAGTTAATCCATTTATGGCTTTTTTATTTATATTATTTATCATAGTATTACAACAAATAGAAGGTAATATAATATATCCTAAGGTAGTGGGTACATCTGTAGGTTTACCTGGATTATGGGTTTTAGTAGCCATTATTATCGGCGGTGGACTGTTTGGCGTAGTTGGTATATTATTGGGTGTACCCCTTATGGCAACACTTTATAAATTGATTAGAGATATAGTTAACGATAATGCTCATGAATTATTTGATAATAAAGTAACTACTAAAACAGATATAAAAATTGAAAGAGACATTACAAATATAAATACCGAAAGTAGTATTATAGAGATGGATTCCAAATAA
- a CDS encoding 2-hydroxyacid dehydrogenase — MVKVRVTCNKNIIERFGVKKPEGWDFQYINYPCSDEELVAQCKDADIIFCGPVDFFRKEVIDQLENCKLIQSLGVGFDKIDLNATKEKGIYVCNNRAVNAVPVAELALGHMISSLRRMPEADAKIKAGGVDGFNESFRDYQVKGQSELSSRTIGLVGLGAIGKAAVRMLKAFGCKVVYYDVFRADEAYEIENDLEFCTYDEILEKCDIISYHVPVLDSTRNMVRKETIEKMKQDAIIVNVARGEIVNNEDLAEALNNGRIFAGLDVIAPEPPTADHPLFNLTDAGKARLSITPHIAGTTDDAFIRMSQWSYDNMVKVMNGERPNNVVNGL, encoded by the coding sequence ATGGTAAAGGTTAGAGTAACATGTAACAAAAACATTATTGAAAGATTCGGAGTTAAAAAGCCAGAAGGATGGGATTTCCAGTATATTAACTATCCTTGTTCGGATGAAGAGTTAGTTGCTCAGTGTAAGGATGCAGATATAATATTCTGTGGTCCAGTTGATTTTTTTAGAAAAGAAGTTATTGATCAGCTAGAAAACTGCAAATTGATACAATCACTAGGTGTTGGCTTTGACAAGATAGACCTAAATGCTACTAAAGAAAAAGGTATTTATGTTTGCAATAATAGAGCTGTTAATGCTGTACCAGTTGCTGAATTAGCACTAGGGCACATGATTTCTTCTTTAAGAAGAATGCCAGAAGCTGATGCTAAGATAAAAGCTGGTGGGGTTGACGGATTTAATGAAAGTTTTAGAGACTATCAGGTTAAAGGACAGAGTGAATTATCTTCAAGAACAATAGGACTTGTTGGTTTGGGAGCTATAGGTAAAGCTGCTGTTAGAATGCTAAAAGCATTTGGATGCAAAGTAGTTTACTATGATGTATTCAGAGCTGATGAAGCTTACGAAATAGAAAATGATCTTGAATTCTGTACTTACGATGAAATACTTGAAAAATGTGACATTATCTCTTACCATGTTCCAGTTCTTGACTCAACTAGAAATATGGTTCGTAAAGAAACAATTGAAAAAATGAAACAAGATGCGATTATTGTTAACGTTGCAAGAGGAGAAATAGTAAATAATGAAGATTTAGCAGAGGCATTAAACAACGGAAGAATCTTTGCTGGATTAGATGTTATTGCTCCAGAACCTCCAACTGCAGATCATCCACTATTTAACTTAACTGATGCTGGTAAGGCTAGATTATCAATCACTCCTCACATTGCAGGAACAACTGATGATGCATTCATTAGAATGTCTCAGTGGTCTTATGATAACATGGTTAAAGTTATGAACGGCGAAAGACCAAACAACGTAGTTAATGGTCTTTAA
- a CDS encoding electron transfer flavoprotein subunit alpha/FixB family protein — protein sequence MNKDIYVIVEQVDGVIQKVGIELIGIASKLAADLDQKVVAVVLGDKIKDHAPMLISHGAERVICIEDPMLAVYATEPYTKAINALIEDKKPNIVLFGATSIGRDLAPRVSARVHTGLTADCTKLEIDEESKLLLMTRPAFGGNIMATIVCKEFRPQMATVRPGVMQALPKDSSRTGEIENFIVDFTPEDMNIKIREVVKSAHNAVDITESKVLISGGKGIGSPEYFDVLKELADELGGLVTSSRANVDAGWIGRERQVGQTGKTVRPDLYMACGISGAIQHLAGMEDSEYIIAINKDAHAPIFGVADLGIVGDVKQIMPILIEKVRALKAAKGDM from the coding sequence ATGAACAAAGATATTTATGTAATAGTTGAACAGGTAGACGGTGTCATCCAAAAAGTAGGCATCGAACTAATTGGTATAGCTAGTAAACTAGCTGCTGACTTAGATCAGAAAGTAGTAGCAGTAGTGCTTGGAGATAAAATAAAAGATCATGCACCTATGTTAATTTCACATGGTGCTGAGAGAGTTATTTGTATAGAAGACCCAATGTTGGCAGTATATGCTACAGAACCATATACAAAGGCAATAAATGCTTTAATAGAAGATAAAAAACCTAACATTGTTCTATTTGGTGCTACATCAATAGGAAGAGACTTGGCTCCTAGAGTATCAGCAAGAGTTCATACAGGACTTACAGCTGACTGTACTAAGTTAGAAATAGATGAAGAATCTAAATTATTATTAATGACAAGGCCAGCTTTTGGTGGTAACATCATGGCTACAATAGTTTGTAAAGAATTTAGACCACAAATGGCAACTGTAAGACCTGGTGTTATGCAGGCTCTACCAAAAGATTCATCAAGAACTGGAGAAATTGAAAACTTCATAGTAGACTTTACTCCAGAAGATATGAATATAAAAATAAGAGAAGTTGTAAAATCAGCTCACAATGCTGTAGATATAACTGAATCAAAAGTTCTTATTTCTGGTGGCAAGGGTATAGGAAGCCCTGAATACTTTGATGTATTAAAAGAACTTGCTGATGAATTAGGCGGATTAGTAACTTCATCAAGAGCGAATGTTGATGCTGGTTGGATAGGAAGAGAAAGACAGGTTGGACAGACTGGTAAGACTGTAAGACCAGATTTATATATGGCTTGTGGTATATCAGGTGCTATACAGCATCTAGCTGGTATGGAAGATTCTGAGTATATAATAGCTATAAACAAGGATGCACATGCACCAATATTCGGTGTTGCTGATTTAGGTATTGTTGGTGATGTTAAGCAGATAATGCCAATATTAATAGAAAAAGTAAGAGCTTTAAAAGCTGCAAAGGGAGATATGTAA
- the brnQ gene encoding branched-chain amino acid transport system II carrier protein encodes MEINKKDVIICGFALFAIFFGAGNLIFPPYLGVMAGDKWYVAMIAFLLSDPVLPILGVIVTARLGGRADDLGKRVSPAFAKLIGTIAILTIGPFFAIPRTGATTHEIFIRPIFPSVPIWATCIVFFGITLFITLKPGKVIDIIGKYLTPILLIILAVIIIMSIVSPPDAKVSTGAPSLFATGFKEGYQTMDALGSPLMAGIVISDLLRRGYADKELQFKTSIQVGIVAFILLALVYGGLTYAGATVGGHFNAQTERTALFIGMVELLLGKAGKIAMGLAVALACLTTSTGLASTCGNYFDSITGGKLSYRNVVIVAVAIAFVLSLIGVDGLITIAVPILSAIYPVIIVLIIMSIFDRKIKYNWTYTGAVIGAFGVGLLEAINLFSVMRGGKLLAGPVEAIKALPLGNLGFEWVIPAIICSIILTLVSMFAKVGKTINDPID; translated from the coding sequence ATGGAAATTAACAAGAAAGACGTTATAATTTGTGGATTTGCATTATTTGCAATATTCTTCGGTGCAGGTAACTTGATTTTCCCTCCATACCTAGGTGTTATGGCTGGAGATAAGTGGTATGTAGCAATGATAGCTTTCTTACTATCAGATCCAGTTCTTCCAATACTTGGTGTTATCGTAACAGCAAGACTAGGTGGTAGAGCAGATGATTTAGGTAAGAGAGTTAGCCCAGCATTTGCAAAGCTAATAGGAACAATTGCCATATTGACAATAGGACCGTTCTTTGCAATACCAAGAACAGGTGCTACTACTCATGAAATATTTATTAGACCAATATTCCCAAGTGTTCCAATTTGGGCTACTTGTATAGTATTCTTTGGTATAACATTATTTATTACATTAAAGCCTGGTAAAGTTATCGATATAATAGGTAAGTATCTTACTCCAATATTATTAATTATACTCGCAGTAATAATAATTATGTCAATAGTAAGTCCTCCAGATGCAAAAGTTAGTACTGGTGCACCTTCACTATTTGCTACAGGGTTTAAAGAAGGATACCAAACAATGGATGCTCTTGGGTCTCCGCTAATGGCAGGTATTGTTATATCTGACTTACTAAGACGTGGATATGCAGATAAAGAATTACAATTCAAAACAAGTATTCAGGTTGGTATAGTTGCATTTATATTACTAGCATTAGTATACGGTGGCTTAACATATGCTGGAGCAACAGTTGGAGGTCACTTTAATGCTCAAACTGAAAGAACTGCTTTATTTATAGGTATGGTTGAATTATTATTAGGAAAAGCTGGTAAAATTGCAATGGGACTTGCAGTTGCCTTAGCTTGTTTGACAACTTCAACAGGTCTTGCATCTACTTGTGGTAACTATTTCGATTCAATTACAGGTGGTAAGTTATCTTATAGAAATGTTGTAATCGTAGCAGTAGCAATAGCTTTTGTACTATCATTGATAGGTGTTGATGGCCTTATTACAATTGCTGTTCCTATACTTTCAGCTATATATCCAGTTATAATAGTACTTATCATAATGTCAATATTCGATAGAAAGATTAAATACAACTGGACTTACACAGGTGCTGTAATAGGTGCTTTTGGAGTAGGTTTGCTTGAAGCAATAAATCTTTTCTCAGTAATGAGAGGTGGAAAATTACTAGCTGGGCCAGTAGAAGCTATAAAAGCTTTGCCACTTGGAAATTTAGGATTTGAATGGGTTATACCTGCTATTATATGTTCGATTATACTTACTCTTGTAAGTATGTTTGCAAAAGTAGGAAAAACTATAAACGATCCAATAGATTAA